A window of Cellulomonas sp. SLBN-39 genomic DNA:
TTGCCGCACAGATGTACACACCGCGTCCGGCGACGGGCGACGAGCGGAGGCCCCCCGTGATCAGCAACGAGAGCGCCGAGCAGCACGGCGCGATCCCCGATGGCGCGCAGGGGCTCCTCTTCGACGACGACCTTCCCGAGCTGGACGCGACGACCGGCTACCGCGGCCCGACGGCGTGCCGGGCGGCGGGCATCACGTACCGCCAGCTCGACTACTGGGCCCGCACGGGCCTCGTGGAGCCGTCGGTCCGCCCCGCGACCGGCTCCGGGACGCAGCGCCTGTACAGCTTCCGCGACATCCTCGTCCTCAAGGTCGTCAAGCGGCTGCTCGACACCGGGGTCTCGCTGCAGCAGATCCGCTCGGCGGTCGGGCACCTGCGCGAGCGCGGCGTGGAGGATCTCGCCCAGATCACCCTGATGTCCGACGGCGCGAGCGTGTACGAGTGCACGTCGGCCGACGAGGTCATCGACCTCGTGCAGGGCGGGCAGGGTG
This region includes:
- a CDS encoding MerR family transcriptional regulator, yielding MISNESAEQHGAIPDGAQGLLFDDDLPELDATTGYRGPTACRAAGITYRQLDYWARTGLVEPSVRPATGSGTQRLYSFRDILVLKVVKRLLDTGVSLQQIRSAVGHLRERGVEDLAQITLMSDGASVYECTSADEVIDLVQGGQGVFGIAVGRVWREVEGTLAALPTERAEDEQAVPAGSPQDELAARRQARTAG